The sequence CAGTTCATGGGCACCCTGAAGAACCTGCCGGAGATACTGCCCACGACCGACGTCCTGCTGATGTCCCTCCCCCTGACCAAACACACCAGGGGCATAGTCGGCAAGAAGGAGCTCGACCTGATGAAGCCGGACGCGATCCTGCTCAACGTGGCCAGGGCTGCGCTGGTGGTCGAGGAGGACCTCTACAACCACCTTAGGGACAATCCGGAGTTCCAGGCCGGCTTCGACGTCTGGTGGAAGGAGCCCACTTGGGGGACAGGGCCGTTCGCGCTCGACCATCCCTTCCTGGAGCTTACCAACATGGTCGGCTCTCCCCACAACTCCAACCGCTGCGAGAACGACATCGTGAACGCATCCAAAGTCGCCGCCGCCAACGCAGCTGCCTTCTTCAGGGGAGAGAGGATCCGCGGGATAATCAACAGAGAAGACTACGTCGGTGACTGAGGGGGGGAGTTGCGATGCCGAGGGTTTCAATAGCCACCTTCAACGTGAACTCGGTCCGCGCGCGGCTTCCGATCCTCCAAAGATGGCTAGCGGAGCGGGATGTCGACGTGTTGTGTCTACAGGAGACGAAAGTCGTGGACGACCTGTTTCCCGTGGAACCCTTCGAAGAGATGGGCTATCGTGCCGTGTTTAGGGGCGAAAAGTCCTATAACGGAGTAGCGCTGCTGACGAAGGAGACGATGGAGGGATTCGCGATAGGCTTCGGAGACGGAGAGGAGCCGGAGTGCGACACTCGCATAATCAGGGGGCGCATCGGAGACTTCTTCTTCATAAACACCTACGTGCCCCAGGGGAAGGCGATCGACCACGACGATTACATCTTCAAGCACCGCTTCCTCGACAGGACCCTCGCCCTGATCGACAGGGAGTACGACACGACCGAGAAACTGGCGTGGGTGGGTGACATCAACGTTGCCCCGACAGACATCGACGTCACCAGCCCGGAGAGAAAGCGCAAGCATCCTTGCTTTGCGCCGGACATACAGGAGAAGTTCGAGCAGGTAAAGGAGTGGGGCTTCATCGACCTCTTCCGCAGGTATCGCCCCGAAGAGGGGGAGTTCTCCTACTTCGACTACCGGGTGAAGAACTCGCTCGAGAGAAACATAGGCTGGAGGATCGACCACATTCTGACCACCCCGGCGCTGGCGGAGAAGGCCGTGGACTGCTTCATCGACCGAACCCCTAGGGGCTGGGAGCAGCCGTCCGACCACACTCCCGTAGTGGCTATCTTCGATCTGTAGGTCAAGGGGTAACGGGG comes from Synergistaceae bacterium and encodes:
- the xth gene encoding exodeoxyribonuclease III, yielding MPRVSIATFNVNSVRARLPILQRWLAERDVDVLCLQETKVVDDLFPVEPFEEMGYRAVFRGEKSYNGVALLTKETMEGFAIGFGDGEEPECDTRIIRGRIGDFFFINTYVPQGKAIDHDDYIFKHRFLDRTLALIDREYDTTEKLAWVGDINVAPTDIDVTSPERKRKHPCFAPDIQEKFEQVKEWGFIDLFRRYRPEEGEFSYFDYRVKNSLERNIGWRIDHILTTPALAEKAVDCFIDRTPRGWEQPSDHTPVVAIFDL